CATGGTTGTCATGACAACCAAAGTGATCGCAGCGAGGGTTGCGCGAAGCGCGACGGTTCGGGTGTGCGAGCGGGATCGTCTCTCGCGAGTCGCCCCTACGTCCGCTGCTTCTTCTTCTCCGCGGCCGGGAACAGCACGTTGTTGAGGATCAGCCGGTAGCCCGGCGAGTGCCGGTACTTGGAGAGGTCGGTCTGCGGATCGCCGACCATGTGCTGATAGTCCTCGGGATCGTGCCCGCCGAGGAACGTGAAGGTGCCGCGCCCGAACTGGCCGTGCAGGTACTTCACTTCGTCGCTGCCCTCGACTTCGCCGAGCGCCAGCACGTGGCTCTTCATCTTGGAGCGCCGGAAGCCGGTCGACTGACCGAGGAACTCCGGTACCGCGTTGACGTGGTCCTGCACCAGCATGGTCGGCACCGGGTCGTTCTTGGCCGAGAAGTCGAACAGCGTGAACACCGTGTTCGGCCCGCGCTGCGAGGCTTCGGCGGTCACGTCGATGTCGGAGAAGCGGTACAGAAACGGGTCCATCTCGAGCCGGAAGTCCTTGAACGCGAGCGTGCGGCCGTAATCGAGTCGAGCGTTCGCGCTCAGGTCAGAGGGATCGCCGTCGTAGACCACTTCGGCGATGTCGAGCCCCGCCGAGGCGAGCGCGATGTCGTAGGTGTCGGTGGCGGAGCACATGCCGAACATGAATCCGCCGCGGCCCACGTAGTCGCGAATCGTCTGCGCGACGGCACCCTTGAGCTGCGTGACCTTCGCGAAGCCGAGCTTGGCCGCCATCGCTTGCTGCACGCGCTCTTCTTCGAGATACCACGGCATGTTGTGATACGCGGCGTAGAACTTGC
The Candidatus Eisenbacteria bacterium genome window above contains:
- a CDS encoding asparagine synthetase B; its protein translation is MLRILALSLALLVVSPALALAKLLVPMDASQTDHLKAYGLAYWVLVRGKKAEWLLNYRGGSFLLLDDAETEREANVRGVSFEKIGGGAEATIRATIADENMESVALEKAPRVGVYIPPNTPPWDDAVTLALEYADIPYTKLWDEEVLKGDLTKVDWLHLHHEDFTGQHGKFYAAYHNMPWYLEEERVQQAMAAKLGFAKVTQLKGAVAQTIRDYVGRGGFMFGMCSATDTYDIALASAGLDIAEVVYDGDPSDLSANARLDYGRTLAFKDFRLEMDPFLYRFSDIDVTAEASQRGPNTVFTLFDFSAKNDPVPTMLVQDHVNAVPEFLGQSTGFRRSKMKSHVLALGEVEGSDEVKYLHGQFGRGTFTFLGGHDPEDYQHMVGDPQTDLSKYRHSPGYRLILNNVLFPAAEKKKQRT